From a single Streptomyces sp. NBC_01264 genomic region:
- a CDS encoding MurR/RpiR family transcriptional regulator, which yields MNESPAARLQKLFEGHRLTPTQRRIAHCMVRGAAEVPFLSSVELAELAGVSQPSVTRFAVALGFDGYPALRRHLREVAPAERAGGGEEDAYNEYQQAVQGEIENLRQLSAMLADPEPVREAGRLLAGSSPLPVLGLRAASSQARGFAYFAAKVHPDVRLLDEGGSMLADRLDAAAGAGASALLCFALPRHPKEVAEALEHARGAGLTVVTVADSAFAPVARHSDLLIPAPVGTGLAFDTACAPMLLGRVLLEAMADALPDAQARLEAFDAGAAARGLFVE from the coding sequence ATGAACGAGAGCCCTGCGGCCCGGCTGCAGAAGCTGTTCGAGGGGCACCGGCTGACGCCCACGCAGCGGCGCATCGCGCACTGCATGGTGCGCGGGGCGGCCGAGGTGCCGTTCCTGTCGAGCGTGGAGCTCGCCGAGCTGGCCGGGGTGAGCCAGCCGTCGGTGACCCGGTTCGCGGTGGCGCTGGGCTTCGACGGCTATCCCGCGCTGCGTCGGCACCTGCGGGAAGTGGCCCCCGCCGAGCGGGCTGGCGGCGGGGAGGAGGACGCGTACAACGAGTACCAGCAGGCCGTTCAGGGCGAGATCGAGAACCTGCGGCAGCTCTCCGCGATGCTCGCCGATCCGGAGCCGGTGCGCGAGGCGGGCCGGCTGCTGGCCGGGTCGAGCCCGCTGCCCGTCCTGGGGCTGCGCGCGGCGTCCTCGCAGGCGCGCGGGTTCGCGTACTTCGCCGCGAAGGTCCATCCGGACGTACGGCTCCTCGACGAGGGCGGCTCGATGCTCGCCGACCGGCTCGACGCGGCGGCGGGGGCGGGGGCCTCGGCCCTGCTGTGCTTTGCGCTGCCGCGCCATCCGAAGGAGGTCGCGGAGGCTCTGGAGCACGCGCGGGGGGCCGGGCTGACCGTGGTCACGGTCGCCGATTCGGCCTTCGCGCCGGTGGCCCGCCACTCCGACCTGCTGATCCCGGCGCCCGTCGGCACGGGCCTGGCCTTCGACACGGCGTGCGCGCCGATGTTGCTGGGGCGGGTGCTGCTGGAGGCGATGGCGGATGCGCTGCCGGATGCGCAGGCTCGGCTGGAGGCGTTTGACGCGGGGGCGGCGGCGCGGGGGCTGTTCGTGGAGTAG
- a CDS encoding acetyl-CoA C-acetyltransferase: MPEAVIVSTARSPIGRAFKGSLKDVRPDDLTATVIQAALAKVPGLDPREIDDLMLGCGLPGGEQGHNLGRIVAVQMGMDHLPATTITRYCASSLQTSRMALHAIKAGEGDVFISAGVEMVSRSVNGSSDGIPGTHNPLFAESEARTKEVAESTGSSWHDPREDGRTPDAYIGMGQTAENLARLKGVTRADMDEFGVRSQNLAEEAIKNGFWAREITPVTTPDGTVVSQDDGPRAGVTLEAVQGLKPVFRPDGLITAGNCCPLNDGAAALVVMSDTKARELGLTPLARIVSTGVTGLSPEIMGLGPVEASKQALKRAGLTVGDIDLFEINEAFAAQVIPSYRDLEIPLEKLNVNGGAIAIGHPFGMTGARITGTLINSLQFHDKQFGLETMCVGGGQGMAMIIERLS, from the coding sequence ATGCCCGAAGCCGTCATCGTTTCCACCGCCCGTTCGCCGATCGGGCGCGCTTTCAAGGGATCCCTCAAGGACGTCCGCCCGGACGACCTGACCGCCACGGTCATCCAGGCCGCCCTCGCCAAGGTCCCCGGGCTGGACCCGCGCGAGATCGACGACCTGATGCTGGGCTGCGGTCTGCCGGGCGGCGAGCAGGGCCACAACCTCGGCCGGATCGTCGCGGTGCAGATGGGCATGGACCACCTGCCCGCGACCACGATCACCCGCTACTGCGCCTCCTCGCTGCAGACCTCCCGGATGGCGCTGCACGCCATCAAGGCGGGCGAGGGCGACGTCTTCATCTCCGCGGGCGTCGAGATGGTCTCCCGGTCCGTGAACGGCTCCTCCGACGGCATCCCGGGCACCCACAACCCGCTCTTCGCCGAGTCCGAGGCCCGCACCAAGGAGGTCGCCGAGTCCACCGGGTCCTCCTGGCACGACCCGCGCGAGGACGGCCGCACCCCCGACGCGTACATCGGGATGGGGCAGACCGCGGAGAACCTGGCCCGGCTCAAGGGCGTGACCCGCGCCGACATGGACGAGTTCGGCGTGCGCTCGCAGAACCTGGCCGAGGAAGCCATCAAGAACGGCTTCTGGGCCCGCGAGATCACCCCGGTCACCACCCCGGACGGCACCGTCGTCTCCCAGGACGACGGCCCGCGCGCCGGGGTCACCCTGGAGGCCGTCCAGGGGCTCAAGCCGGTCTTCCGCCCCGACGGCCTGATCACGGCCGGCAACTGCTGCCCGCTGAACGACGGCGCCGCCGCGCTGGTCGTCATGAGCGACACCAAGGCGCGCGAGCTGGGCCTGACCCCGCTGGCCCGGATCGTCTCCACCGGCGTCACCGGCCTCTCCCCCGAGATCATGGGCCTGGGCCCGGTCGAGGCCTCCAAGCAGGCACTGAAGCGGGCGGGCCTGACCGTCGGCGACATCGACCTGTTCGAGATCAACGAGGCCTTCGCGGCCCAGGTGATCCCCTCCTACCGGGACCTGGAGATCCCGCTGGAGAAGCTGAACGTCAACGGCGGGGCCATCGCCATCGGTCACCCGTTCGGGATGACCGGCGCGCGCATCACCGGCACGCTGATCAACAGCCTGCAGTTCCACGACAAGCAGTTCGGACTCGAAACCATGTGCGTCGGCGGCGGTCAGGGCATGGCCATGATCATCGAGCGTCTCAGCTAG
- a CDS encoding DUF4287 domain-containing protein, giving the protein MSVEFSEQTHRNMIDRIPQTTGRELSDWLRAVDDGPSLVRFEEKVSWLLGAHELSYGQAKAIIHEYDLRRAARKFG; this is encoded by the coding sequence ATGTCCGTCGAGTTCTCCGAACAGACCCACCGCAACATGATCGACAGAATCCCCCAGACCACCGGTCGTGAACTCTCCGACTGGCTCCGGGCCGTGGACGACGGCCCCTCCCTCGTCCGGTTCGAAGAGAAGGTCAGCTGGCTGCTCGGCGCGCACGAGCTGTCGTACGGCCAGGCCAAGGCGATCATCCACGAGTACGACCTGCGCAGGGCCGCCCGCAAGTTCGGCTGA
- a CDS encoding Bax inhibitor-1/YccA family protein, translated as MRSSNPVFSRRGFSRDNGAYAGFGTQQPQAQAGTATNPYATNPYATDPATGMPQAPVRGNAMTIDDVVSRTALTLGTVILTAAISWIALPVDPANINTSYGIAIGAALIAFVFAMIQSFKAKPVPALILAYAAFEGVFLGVISSAVSTYIDAGPSTVVQAVMGTMCVFAGVLFAYKMRWIRVNRRFVGFVMAAAVGFMLLMVVNLLFSVFAGGDGLGFRSGPLGILFGVIGILLGAAFLAMDFKMVEDGVAYGAPREESWLAAFGLTMTLVWIYMEMLRLISILKGD; from the coding sequence ATGAGGAGCAGCAACCCGGTCTTCTCGCGACGGGGGTTCAGCCGCGACAACGGTGCTTATGCGGGCTTCGGCACGCAGCAGCCCCAGGCCCAGGCCGGGACCGCCACCAACCCGTACGCGACCAACCCCTACGCGACCGACCCGGCCACGGGTATGCCGCAGGCGCCGGTCCGCGGCAACGCGATGACCATCGACGACGTCGTGAGCCGCACGGCTCTGACGCTCGGCACGGTCATCCTGACGGCGGCGATCTCCTGGATCGCGCTTCCGGTCGACCCGGCCAACATCAACACGTCGTACGGCATCGCCATCGGCGCCGCGCTCATCGCGTTCGTCTTCGCGATGATCCAGTCGTTCAAGGCCAAGCCCGTCCCGGCGCTGATCCTGGCGTACGCGGCCTTCGAGGGCGTCTTCCTCGGCGTCATCAGCTCGGCCGTCAGCACTTACATCGACGCCGGCCCCAGCACGGTCGTCCAGGCCGTCATGGGCACGATGTGCGTCTTCGCCGGCGTGCTGTTCGCGTACAAGATGCGCTGGATCAGGGTGAACCGGCGCTTCGTCGGCTTCGTGATGGCCGCCGCCGTGGGCTTCATGCTCCTGATGGTCGTCAACCTGCTGTTCTCCGTCTTCGCGGGCGGCGACGGCCTCGGCTTCCGCAGCGGCCCCCTGGGCATCCTGTTCGGCGTCATCGGCATCCTCCTCGGTGCCGCCTTCCTCGCCATGGACTTCAAGATGGTCGAGGACGGCGTGGCCTACGGCGCCCCCCGCGAGGAGTCCTGGCTGGCGGCCTTCGGCCTCACCATGACCCTGGTGTGGATCTACATGGAGATGCTGCGCCTGATCTCCATCCTCAAGGGTGACTAG
- a CDS encoding SGNH/GDSL hydrolase family protein gives MSRARTARRIAAGAAYGGGGLGLVGAAAVGLVVAEMQFAKRTVGTGLPDPPRADGLYGSEFGGPELSPGPLRFGVLGDSTAAGLGVRRARQTPGALLASGLAAVAERPVELRNVALSGAMSDDLDRQTGLLLDGDAPPPDVCVIMIGANDVTRRMPPTQSVRLLTAAVRRLRLAGSEVVVGTCPDLGTIEPVYQPLRWLARRVSRQLAAAQTIGVLALGARTVSIGDLMGTEFAANPREMFGPDSYHPSAEGYATAAMAILPTLCAALGVWPESDRLDVSRNEDMLPLAKAASAAAGQAGTEVTGARGAWALLKYRRRRRVPGEDLTGQAEQTGGAAPNGAATGAGNGGATGPAGSPRATGVTSQGQ, from the coding sequence GTGTCCAGGGCGAGGACGGCCCGCCGCATCGCGGCGGGGGCGGCGTACGGCGGTGGCGGGCTCGGGCTCGTCGGGGCCGCCGCGGTCGGGCTGGTGGTCGCGGAAATGCAGTTCGCGAAACGGACGGTCGGCACCGGCCTCCCGGATCCGCCGCGCGCGGACGGGCTGTACGGGAGCGAGTTCGGCGGACCCGAGCTGAGTCCGGGCCCGCTGCGGTTCGGCGTGCTGGGCGATTCCACGGCCGCCGGGCTGGGGGTGCGGCGGGCCCGGCAGACTCCGGGCGCCCTGCTGGCCTCGGGGCTGGCGGCGGTGGCCGAGCGGCCGGTCGAGCTGCGCAACGTCGCCCTTTCGGGCGCCATGTCGGACGACCTGGACCGCCAGACGGGTCTCCTGCTGGACGGCGACGCCCCGCCCCCCGACGTGTGCGTGATCATGATCGGCGCCAATGACGTGACCCGCCGGATGCCGCCCACCCAGTCGGTGCGGCTGCTGACCGCGGCCGTACGCCGGCTGCGGCTCGCGGGCTCCGAGGTGGTGGTGGGCACCTGCCCGGACCTCGGCACCATCGAGCCGGTCTACCAGCCGCTGCGGTGGCTGGCCCGCCGGGTCTCGCGCCAGCTCGCGGCCGCCCAGACGATCGGGGTGCTCGCGCTGGGCGCCCGTACCGTCTCGATCGGCGACCTGATGGGGACGGAGTTCGCGGCGAACCCCCGCGAAATGTTCGGACCGGACTCCTACCACCCGTCGGCCGAGGGGTACGCGACCGCGGCGATGGCCATACTGCCCACCCTGTGCGCGGCCCTCGGCGTCTGGCCCGAGTCGGACCGGCTGGACGTCTCGCGCAACGAGGACATGCTCCCGCTGGCCAAGGCCGCCTCGGCGGCGGCGGGCCAGGCCGGCACGGAGGTGACCGGGGCCCGCGGCGCGTGGGCGCTGCTCAAGTACCGGCGCAGGCGCCGGGTGCCGGGCGAGGACCTCACGGGACAGGCGGAGCAGACTGGAGGAGCGGCGCCGAACGGCGCGGCGACCGGTGCGGGGAACGGCGGGGCGACCGGCCCGGCGGGATCGCCCAGAGCGACCGGAGTCACATCGCAAGGGCAGTGA
- a CDS encoding cystathionine beta-synthase — protein MQFHDSMISLVGNTPLVKLNRVTEGLQATVLAKVEYFNPGGSAKDRIAVRMIEAAEQSGALKPGGTIVEPTSGNTGVGLAIVAQQKGYKCIFVCPDKVSTDKINVMRAYGAEVVVCPTAVDPEHPDSYYNVSDRLVRETPGAWKPDQYSNPNNPRSHYETTGPELWEQTDGKITHFVAGVGTGGTISGTGRYLKEASDGRVKVIGADPEGSVYSGGSGRPYLVEGVGEDFWPTAYDAEVADEIIAVSDKDSFQMTRRLAKEEGLLVGGSCGMAVVAALKAAEGLGPDDVVVVLLPDSGRGYISKIFNDEWMAGHGFLEDAGPSARIRDVLADKAGGIPSLVHMHPEETVGEAIEVLREYGVSQMPIVKPGAGHPDVMAAEVIGSVVEKELLAALFAGGASLGDPLEKHMSAPLPQVGSGEPVSELMAVLGEADAAIVLVEGKPTGVVSRQDLLAFLAKGAK, from the coding sequence GTGCAATTCCACGACTCGATGATCAGCCTCGTCGGCAACACCCCGCTGGTGAAGCTCAACCGTGTGACCGAAGGCCTGCAGGCCACCGTCCTTGCCAAGGTCGAGTACTTCAACCCCGGCGGATCCGCGAAGGACCGGATCGCCGTCAGGATGATCGAGGCCGCCGAACAGAGCGGAGCACTCAAGCCCGGCGGCACCATCGTGGAGCCCACGAGCGGCAACACGGGTGTAGGACTCGCCATCGTGGCCCAGCAGAAGGGCTACAAGTGCATCTTCGTCTGCCCCGACAAGGTCTCGACTGACAAGATCAACGTCATGCGCGCGTACGGCGCCGAGGTCGTGGTCTGCCCGACCGCCGTCGACCCCGAGCACCCGGACTCGTACTACAACGTGTCCGACCGCCTCGTGCGCGAGACCCCGGGAGCCTGGAAGCCCGACCAGTACAGCAACCCGAACAACCCGCGCTCGCACTACGAGACCACCGGCCCCGAGCTCTGGGAGCAGACGGACGGGAAGATCACCCACTTCGTCGCGGGCGTCGGCACGGGCGGCACGATCTCGGGCACCGGGCGCTACCTCAAGGAGGCCTCCGACGGCCGCGTGAAGGTCATCGGCGCGGACCCCGAGGGCTCGGTCTACTCCGGAGGCTCCGGCCGTCCGTACCTCGTCGAGGGCGTCGGCGAGGACTTCTGGCCGACCGCCTACGACGCGGAGGTGGCCGACGAGATCATCGCGGTGTCCGACAAGGACTCCTTCCAGATGACCCGCCGCCTCGCGAAGGAGGAGGGCCTGCTGGTCGGCGGCTCCTGCGGCATGGCGGTCGTCGCCGCGCTGAAGGCGGCCGAGGGCCTCGGCCCGGACGACGTGGTCGTCGTCCTGCTCCCGGACAGCGGGCGCGGCTACATCAGCAAGATCTTCAACGACGAGTGGATGGCCGGACACGGCTTCCTCGAGGACGCGGGCCCCTCCGCCCGCATCCGCGACGTGCTCGCGGACAAGGCGGGCGGCATCCCCTCGCTGGTCCACATGCACCCCGAGGAGACCGTCGGGGAGGCCATCGAGGTGCTGCGCGAGTACGGCGTCTCGCAGATGCCGATCGTCAAGCCGGGCGCCGGCCACCCCGACGTGATGGCGGCCGAGGTCATCGGCTCCGTGGTCGAGAAGGAGCTGCTGGCGGCCCTGTTCGCGGGCGGCGCGTCCCTCGGTGACCCGCTGGAGAAGCACATGAGCGCGCCGCTGCCGCAGGTCGGCTCGGGCGAGCCGGTCTCCGAGCTGATGGCGGTGCTCGGCGAGGCCGACGCGGCGATCGTGCTGGTCGAGGGCAAGCCGACCGGTGTGGTGAGCCGTCAGGACCTGCTGGCGTTCCTGGCCAAGGGCGCCAAGTAG
- a CDS encoding MFS transporter, with product MVSSSVSATPRPGTRLWTRNFGLFFTARIVSMLGDMMMPVALAVAMISLGYGVSGIGYALGAWMGSFALFIVFGGVIADRFHPLPQMIGADAVRCVAQGSFAVYLWLGHPTLWFVIGGSVLGGIATAMFQPGTSSLVPQVSTAPTQANGVLRVSQGMATMAGPALAGVLVAATSTAWVFVIDAATFAISGVCLLALRLPRFAPDHSQSMLTNLREGWHEFRSRSWLWAVILIWWVLGVFVWGPLTPLGAASIIAEHGKAAFGYAEGAFGAGCVLGGLVALRVRPARPLLGGGVAMFLFPMMPLAAALVPALPLLMLGYAISGVGWAFWGVQWSTTMQTQIPEDRLNRVTAYEVGGSILAIPLGQVLSGPASALFGVRPLLMTGAAIGLGCALALLLVRPVRGLVRRDTGASPSAVEDGVS from the coding sequence ATGGTGTCTTCGTCCGTTTCCGCCACGCCCCGGCCCGGAACCCGCCTGTGGACCAGGAACTTCGGCCTGTTCTTCACCGCCCGCATCGTGTCGATGCTGGGCGACATGATGATGCCGGTCGCCCTGGCCGTCGCCATGATCTCGCTCGGCTACGGGGTGAGCGGCATCGGGTACGCGCTGGGCGCCTGGATGGGGTCCTTCGCCCTCTTCATCGTGTTCGGCGGGGTGATCGCCGACCGCTTCCACCCCCTGCCGCAGATGATCGGCGCCGACGCGGTCCGCTGCGTGGCGCAGGGCTCCTTCGCCGTCTACCTCTGGCTCGGCCACCCCACCCTGTGGTTCGTCATCGGCGGATCGGTCCTCGGTGGCATCGCGACCGCGATGTTCCAGCCGGGCACCTCCAGCCTCGTCCCCCAGGTCTCCACCGCCCCCACCCAGGCCAACGGGGTGCTGCGGGTGAGTCAGGGGATGGCCACGATGGCCGGGCCGGCGCTCGCCGGTGTCCTCGTCGCCGCCACCTCCACGGCCTGGGTGTTCGTGATCGACGCCGCCACCTTCGCCATCAGCGGGGTCTGCCTGCTCGCGCTGCGCCTCCCCCGCTTCGCACCCGACCACTCGCAGTCCATGCTCACGAACCTGCGCGAGGGCTGGCACGAGTTCCGCTCCCGGTCCTGGCTGTGGGCGGTGATCCTGATCTGGTGGGTGCTCGGGGTCTTCGTCTGGGGCCCGCTCACCCCGCTCGGCGCGGCCTCGATCATCGCCGAGCACGGCAAGGCCGCCTTCGGCTACGCGGAGGGCGCCTTCGGGGCCGGCTGCGTCCTGGGCGGCCTCGTCGCGCTCCGGGTCCGCCCGGCCCGCCCGCTGCTCGGCGGCGGCGTCGCGATGTTCCTGTTCCCGATGATGCCGCTGGCCGCGGCCCTGGTACCGGCCCTGCCGCTGCTCATGCTCGGCTACGCGATCAGTGGCGTGGGCTGGGCGTTCTGGGGCGTCCAGTGGTCCACCACGATGCAGACCCAGATCCCCGAGGACCGGCTCAACCGGGTGACCGCGTACGAGGTGGGCGGTTCGATCCTCGCCATCCCCCTCGGCCAGGTCCTCTCGGGCCCGGCGAGCGCCCTCTTCGGCGTCCGCCCGCTCCTGATGACGGGCGCCGCGATCGGCCTCGGCTGCGCCTTGGCCCTCCTCCTCGTCCGCCCCGTCCGCGGGCTCGTACGGCGCGATACGGGGGCTAGCCCCAGTGCCGTCGAGGACGGCGTTTCCTAG
- a CDS encoding ABC transporter ATP-binding protein yields MNFAPHTTQAVAARATGLSKVYGQGETQVVALDNVSVDFAQGQFTAIMGPSGSGKSTLMHCVAGLDTFSAGSVRIGETELSTLKDKQLTQLRRDKIGFIFQAFNLLPTLTALENITLPMDIAGRKPDQQWLDAVISMVGLSDRLSHRPTQLSGGQQQRVAVARALASRPEIIFGDEPTGNLDSRSGAEVLGFLRNSVRELGQTVVMVTHDPVAASYADRVIFLADGRIVDEMIQPTADGVLDRMKAFDAKGRTS; encoded by the coding sequence ATGAACTTCGCCCCGCACACCACCCAGGCCGTCGCCGCGCGCGCCACCGGCCTCTCCAAGGTGTACGGCCAGGGCGAGACGCAGGTGGTCGCCCTGGACAACGTCTCCGTGGACTTCGCGCAGGGCCAGTTCACCGCGATCATGGGCCCCTCCGGTTCCGGCAAGTCCACGCTGATGCACTGCGTCGCCGGCCTGGACACCTTCTCCGCCGGGTCCGTCCGCATCGGCGAGACCGAGCTGTCCACCCTGAAGGACAAGCAGCTGACGCAGCTGCGCCGGGACAAGATCGGCTTCATCTTCCAGGCCTTCAACCTGCTGCCGACCCTGACGGCCCTGGAGAACATCACGCTCCCCATGGACATCGCCGGCCGCAAGCCCGACCAGCAGTGGCTGGACGCGGTGATCAGCATGGTCGGCCTCTCCGACCGCCTCTCCCACCGCCCCACCCAGCTGTCCGGCGGCCAGCAGCAGCGCGTGGCCGTGGCCCGCGCCCTGGCCTCCCGCCCCGAGATCATCTTCGGCGACGAGCCCACCGGAAACCTCGACTCGCGCTCCGGCGCCGAAGTCCTCGGCTTCCTGCGCAACTCCGTGCGCGAGCTCGGCCAGACCGTCGTCATGGTCACGCACGACCCGGTCGCCGCCTCCTACGCGGACCGCGTCATCTTCCTCGCCGACGGCCGCATCGTCGACGAGATGATCCAGCCCACCGCGGACGGCGTGCTCGACCGCATGAAGGCCTTCGACGCCAAGGGCCGCACCAGCTGA